A window from Prinia subflava isolate CZ2003 ecotype Zambia chromosome Z, Cam_Psub_1.2, whole genome shotgun sequence encodes these proteins:
- the GNE gene encoding bifunctional UDP-N-acetylglucosamine 2-epimerase/N-acetylmannosamine kinase isoform X2, translating into MEKNGNNHKLRVCVATCNRADYSKLAPIMFGIKAEPQFFELDVVVLGSHLIDDYGNTYRMIEQDDFDIHTRLHTIVRGEDEAAMVESVGLALVKLPDVLNRLKPDIMIVHGDRFDALALATSAALMNIRILHIEGGEVSGTIDDSIRHAITKLAHYHVCCTRSAEQHLIAMCEDHDRILLAGCPSYDKLLSAKNKDYMSIISMWLGEDVKTRDYIVALQHPVTTDIKHSIKMFELTLDALISFNKRTLVLFPNVDAGSKEMVRVMRKKGIEHHPNFRAVKHVPFDQFIQLVAHAGCMIGNSSCGVREVGAFGTPVINLGTRQTGRETGENVLHVRDADTQDKILHALQLQFGKQYPCSKIYGDGNAVPRILKFLKSIDLKEPLQKKFCFPPVKDNISQDIDHILETQSALAVDLGGTNLRVAIVSMKGEIVKKYTQLNPKTYEDRLALILKMCVEAASEAVNVNCRILGVGISTGGRVNPREGIVLHSTKLIQEWSSVDLRTPISDALHLPVWVDNDGNCAALAERKFGHGKGIENFVTLITGTGIGGGIIHQHELIHGSSFCAAELGHIVVSLDGPECLCGSQGCIEAYASGIALQREAKKLHDDDLLLVEGMSMKEEEIVSAAHLIQAAKLGNTKAESILRTAGTALGLGVVNILHTVNPSLVILSGVLANHYVNAVKDVINRQALSSVKTVDVVVSNLADPALLGAASLVLDYTTRRIY; encoded by the exons TAATACCTATCGTATGATCGAGCAAGATGACTTTGATATTCATACAAGATTACACACCATCGTGAGAGGGGAAGATGAGGCAGCTATGGTGGAGTCGGTGGGCCTTGCATTAGTCAAGTTGCCTGACGTCCTTAACCGCCTGAAGCCTGACATAATGATAGTTCATGGCGACAGATTCGATGCCTTGGCCCTGGCCACGTCTGCAGCGCTGATGAACATTCGCATTCTTCACATTGAAGGCGGGGAAGTCAGCGGGACCATCGATGACTCCATCAGACATGCCATAACCAAACTGGCCCACTACCACGTGTGCTGCACGAGGAGTGCGGAGCAGCACCTGATAGCCATGTGTGAAGACCACGACCGCATCCTTTTAGCAGGCTGTCCCTCGTATGACAAGCTTCTCTCTGCCAAAAACAAGGACTACATGAGTATTATTAGCATGTGGCTTG GTGAAGATGTCAAAACCAGAGATTATATAGTTGCTCTGCAACATCCTGTAACCACAGATATTAAACATTCCATAAAGATGTTTGAGCTGACACTAGATGCACTCATCTCCTTCAACAAGAGAACACTTGTTCTATTCCCTAATGTGGATGCAG GAAGCAAAGAGATGGTTCGTGTGATGAGGAAGAAGGGCATTGAACATCATCCCAATTTTCGGGCAGTAAAGCATGTGCCATTTGACCAGTTCATTCAGCTGGTTGCTCACGCTGGTTGTATGATTGGTAACAGCAGTTGTGGTGTCAGAGAGGTGGGAGCGTTTGGTACACCTGTCATCAACCTGGGGACACGTCAGACAGGAAGAGAAACAG GTGAAAATGTTCTTCATGTTCGTGATGCTGATACACAAGATAAGATTCTTCATGCTCTACAGCTGCAGTTTGGGAAGCAATATCCATG CTCAAAAATATATGGAGATGGTAATGCTGTTCCAAGGATTTTGAAGTTTCTTAAATCTATTGACCTCAAAGAACCGCTgcaaaagaaattctgttttcctcctgtcaAAGATAATATCTCTCAAGATATTGACCATATTCTAGAGACACAGAGTGCTCTGGCAGTGGATCTAGGCGGAACAAATCTCCGAGTAGCAATTGTCAGTATGAAG GGTGAAATAGTTAAGAAATACACCCAGCTCAACCCTAAAACCTATGAAGACAGACTAGCATTAATTCTAAAGATGTGTGTAGAGGCTGCATCAGAGGCAGTAAATGTAAACTGCAGAATTTTGGGAGTAG GTATTTCCACAGGTGGACGGGTAAACCCTCGAGAAGGAATTGTGCTTCACTCTACAAAACTCATTCAAGAGTGGAGCTCTGTGGATCTCAGAACTCCTATATCTGATGCTCTGCACCTGCCAGTCTGGGTGGACAATGATGGAAACTGTGCTGCTCTAGCAGAGAGGAAATTTGGTCATGGAAAAGGAATAGAAAATTTTGTAACACTGATTACTGGTACAG GAATTGGAGGTGGAATCATTCATCAACACGAGTTGATCCATGGCAGTTCtttttgtgctgctgagctTGGGCACATTGTTGTATCCTTGGATGGACCAGAATGCCTGTGTGGCAGCCAAGGATGTATAGAAGCATATGCCTCAGGAATAGCGTTGCAGAGAGAAGCTAAGAAACTGCATGATG atGATCTGCTTTTAGTAGAAGGAATGTcaatgaaggaggaggagattGTTAGTGCTGCACACCTTATTCAGGCAGCTAAACTTGGGAATACAAAAGCAGAGAGCATTCTCAGAACAG CTGGGACTGCACTGGGCCTTGGCGTTGTGAACATTCTCCACACCGTGAACCCGTCTCTTGTGATCCTTTCTGGAGTTCTAGCTAATCACTATGTTAATGCTGTCAAAGATGTGATAAATCGACAGGCGCTGTCCTCTGTTAAAACAGTGGATGTGGTTGTCTCAAATCTAGCAGATCCTGCTCTTCTGGGAGCTGCTAGCCTGGTACTGGATTATACTACACGCAGAATATACTAG